The Brevibacillus brevis genome contains a region encoding:
- a CDS encoding MGMT family protein yields the protein MTEFTQRALKIIARIPAGHVMTYGQIAALAGSPRAARQIVRILHSMSKKHKLPWHRVINAQGKIGLQDLDSFTLQKMALESEGVVVSAAGEIELERYQFHPHAADEPVF from the coding sequence ATGACCGAATTTACGCAGCGCGCATTAAAAATCATTGCCAGGATCCCGGCGGGCCATGTCATGACGTACGGGCAAATTGCTGCGTTGGCCGGGAGTCCGAGAGCTGCCAGACAAATTGTTCGCATTCTTCATTCCATGTCCAAAAAGCACAAGCTTCCTTGGCATCGGGTCATCAACGCCCAAGGAAAGATCGGATTGCAAGATTTGGATTCGTTTACGCTGCAAAAAATGGCCTTGGAAAGCGAAGGGGTAGTAGTATCAGCAGCAGGAGAAATAGAGTTGGAGCGTTATCAGTTTCACCCGCATGCAGCTGATGAGCCGGTATTCTAG
- the pepF gene encoding oligoendopeptidase F, with product MKTRQTRDQVAVEYTWNLNDLFESQEAWEQELAEIVQHLPVVTAFKGQLHTSGETLLACLEANEAINVRANIAATYARLRSSEDGTNPQNQANAARVGDVVSQLNAALSFIPSEILALPEGKIESFLKEEPGLEIFRKSLNDLLETKPYRLSAETEEAFAAMGEVFSAPYNIYARGKLSDMTFAPVHDGEGNERPVSFALFETDYEMSSDTALRRASYESFSKTLASYQNSFAAVYATEVKRQTVMSRLRGYETVTDMLLKPQQVTLDMYHNILDIIGNELAPHMRRYAKLKARELGLEKLAFCDLKAPLDPEFSPPITIEEAGQKILASLQVMGPEYTAIMEKALNERWIDYVDNVGKSTGAFCSTTYSKHSYILITWSGNMRSAFTLAHELGHCGHFMLATREQSFTNSRPSLYFIEAPSTLNELLLAQHIVEQSDDPRLKRWVILQLMNTYYHNFVTHLLEARMQRKVYEAAQKDVPLTAKQLSEWKGQVLADFWGDAVDLDDAASLTWMRQPHYYMGLYPYTYAAGLTASTAMAASIKQEGQPAVDRWIEVLKAGGTLTPLELMRKAGVDMSDPQPIREAVAYVGSLVDELERLF from the coding sequence GTGAAGACAAGACAGACACGTGATCAAGTCGCTGTCGAGTATACGTGGAACCTGAACGATCTGTTTGAGAGCCAGGAAGCGTGGGAGCAAGAATTAGCAGAAATTGTACAGCATCTGCCTGTCGTCACTGCATTCAAAGGTCAGCTGCATACGAGTGGAGAGACGTTGTTGGCATGCTTGGAGGCAAACGAGGCGATCAATGTTCGTGCGAATATTGCAGCAACGTATGCGAGACTGCGGTCGTCTGAAGACGGAACGAATCCACAAAACCAAGCGAACGCTGCACGGGTAGGGGATGTCGTGTCCCAGCTGAACGCTGCGCTTTCTTTTATCCCTTCTGAGATTTTGGCGTTGCCTGAAGGAAAAATCGAGAGCTTCTTGAAGGAAGAACCAGGACTCGAAATATTCCGCAAAAGCCTGAATGATTTACTGGAAACTAAGCCGTACCGACTGTCGGCCGAGACGGAGGAAGCGTTTGCGGCGATGGGCGAGGTTTTCTCTGCGCCATACAACATTTACGCGCGCGGAAAGTTGTCGGACATGACATTTGCACCCGTCCATGATGGCGAGGGAAATGAACGTCCAGTATCCTTCGCGCTGTTTGAGACCGATTATGAAATGTCGTCCGATACGGCGCTGCGCCGTGCTTCGTATGAATCTTTCTCAAAGACACTCGCTTCTTACCAAAACTCTTTCGCTGCGGTATACGCGACAGAGGTGAAAAGACAAACCGTCATGTCTCGTCTGCGTGGCTATGAGACCGTAACGGACATGCTGCTTAAGCCACAGCAGGTTACACTGGATATGTACCACAACATCCTGGATATTATCGGGAATGAACTCGCTCCGCACATGCGACGCTATGCGAAGCTGAAAGCAAGAGAGCTCGGCCTCGAAAAACTTGCCTTTTGCGATTTGAAGGCTCCGCTTGACCCAGAATTCAGCCCGCCGATTACGATTGAAGAAGCTGGGCAAAAGATATTGGCATCCTTGCAAGTGATGGGACCAGAGTACACGGCGATTATGGAAAAAGCGCTGAATGAACGCTGGATCGACTATGTAGACAACGTGGGCAAATCGACAGGTGCTTTCTGCTCAACGACATACAGCAAGCACTCTTACATTCTCATTACGTGGTCGGGAAATATGCGCAGTGCCTTCACATTGGCTCATGAGCTGGGGCATTGCGGACACTTTATGCTGGCGACAAGAGAGCAAAGCTTTACGAACTCTCGTCCATCGCTGTATTTTATCGAAGCGCCGTCCACACTCAATGAGCTCTTGCTCGCGCAGCATATCGTGGAGCAATCCGACGATCCTCGTCTGAAGCGCTGGGTCATTTTGCAATTGATGAATACGTATTACCACAACTTTGTCACACATCTGCTAGAAGCGAGAATGCAACGAAAAGTGTACGAAGCCGCGCAAAAAGACGTACCATTGACTGCCAAACAGCTCTCTGAATGGAAAGGGCAAGTGCTCGCAGACTTCTGGGGTGATGCAGTTGATCTGGACGATGCAGCGAGTCTTACATGGATGCGCCAACCGCACTATTACATGGGGCTGTATCCGTACACATACGCAGCTGGTTTGACCGCTTCTACAGCAATGGCAGCGAGCATCAAGCAAGAGGGACAGCCTGCCGTTGATCGTTGGATCGAGGTACTCAAAGCCGGTGGAACACTAACGCCGCTGGAACTGATGAGAAAAGCCGGTGTGGATATGTCAGATCCACAGCCAATCCGCGAGGCTGTCGCATACGTCGGCAGTCTGGTTGACGAGCTGGAAAGACTGTTTTAA
- a CDS encoding aminopeptidase yields MSFETLFDRYADLAVKVGVNVQPMQTLVVTAPLSTAPFVRKVAKKAYEAGAKHVHIEWTDDELTRMKYDLAPDEAFREYPQWKVQGLEEMAENGAAFLYVSAANPDLLKGVSLDRISTANKTAGQALHKFRSYTMSDKVSWCVLAVPSPAWAAMVFPHLPQEEQEPALWDAIFRATRADMDDPVQAWHDHHATLNSKVDQLNAKQYRYLHYEAPGTNLTIELPANHIWIGGGSLNKDGVSFMANMPTEEVFTAPLKEGVNGTVRSTKPLSYHGNLIENFTLTFEKGRIVSATAEKGEESLKQLIETDEGSHYLGEVALVPHLSPISQSNIIFYNTLFDENASNHLAIGNAYSVNIEGGADMTNEELASRGINVSLTHVDFMIGSAEMNIDGETADGKREPLFRNGNWA; encoded by the coding sequence ATGTCTTTTGAAACCTTGTTTGACCGTTACGCTGATCTCGCTGTGAAAGTCGGCGTGAACGTACAGCCTATGCAAACGTTAGTCGTAACAGCTCCGCTATCTACTGCTCCTTTTGTGAGAAAGGTAGCCAAAAAAGCGTACGAAGCGGGTGCCAAGCACGTACATATTGAGTGGACCGACGATGAACTCACACGGATGAAATATGATTTGGCGCCTGATGAAGCGTTTCGTGAATACCCGCAATGGAAGGTACAGGGATTAGAGGAAATGGCGGAAAATGGCGCGGCGTTTCTCTACGTTTCTGCAGCGAATCCCGATTTGCTGAAGGGCGTGAGTCTTGACCGCATTTCTACTGCCAACAAAACAGCTGGTCAAGCTCTCCATAAATTCCGCAGCTATACCATGTCCGATAAAGTGAGCTGGTGCGTGCTTGCCGTTCCATCACCTGCATGGGCCGCCATGGTCTTCCCGCATTTGCCACAAGAGGAACAGGAGCCTGCCCTGTGGGATGCGATCTTCCGGGCCACACGGGCAGATATGGATGACCCTGTCCAAGCTTGGCATGACCATCATGCGACACTGAACAGCAAGGTGGATCAGCTCAATGCCAAACAATACCGCTACCTTCATTACGAAGCTCCCGGTACCAATTTGACGATCGAGCTGCCTGCCAACCACATTTGGATTGGCGGCGGAAGCCTAAATAAAGACGGTGTCTCCTTTATGGCCAACATGCCGACAGAAGAAGTATTCACCGCGCCATTAAAAGAAGGCGTCAACGGAACCGTTCGCAGCACTAAGCCTTTGAGCTATCATGGGAATTTGATTGAGAACTTTACGTTGACTTTTGAAAAAGGAAGAATTGTCTCGGCAACTGCTGAAAAGGGAGAAGAATCCTTGAAGCAATTAATTGAAACAGATGAAGGTTCGCATTATTTGGGGGAAGTGGCCTTGGTTCCTCATCTGTCCCCGATTTCCCAATCGAATATCATTTTCTATAACACACTCTTTGATGAGAATGCTTCCAACCACTTGGCGATCGGAAACGCTTATAGTGTGAATATTGAAGGTGGCGCTGACATGACCAATGAGGAACTGGCTAGCCGCGGTATCAATGTCAGTCTCACCCACGTCGATTTCATGATCGGCTCCGCCGAGATGAACATTGATGGAGAAACAGCTGACGGCAAGCGTGAACCACTGTTCCGCAACGGAAATTGGGCTTGA
- the cdaS gene encoding sporulation-specific diadenylate cyclase CdaS yields the protein MLEVNCDTSSLKAELLQELRGISVTLDESIHALKNENDCLLGTFDQIRTKFSRLETVAASFYLQCYLSPYTEKYLDLSKAVQHLAKRRQGALIVVEREDPLDLLLQAGIPIGATMSHSLLESIFYPGSPLHDGAVLIRENHIISAANVLPLSQVVVGEKKLGTRHRAALGLSEKSDALIVVVSEETGKASFAMQGHLYPIISPS from the coding sequence ATGCTGGAAGTTAACTGTGATACATCATCGCTGAAGGCGGAATTGCTGCAAGAGCTGCGGGGAATATCCGTGACGTTAGATGAGAGCATACATGCTTTGAAAAATGAAAACGACTGCCTGCTCGGGACATTTGATCAAATACGCACCAAGTTTAGCCGACTCGAAACAGTAGCAGCCTCGTTTTATTTGCAATGCTATCTCTCTCCCTATACGGAAAAATATCTGGATTTGTCCAAGGCTGTGCAGCATTTGGCCAAAAGGCGTCAAGGAGCATTGATTGTCGTTGAACGCGAGGACCCGCTTGATCTGCTGCTGCAAGCTGGCATACCGATTGGGGCCACGATGAGCCATTCCTTGCTGGAGTCGATCTTTTATCCGGGCAGCCCTTTGCATGATGGGGCCGTCCTGATTCGGGAAAATCATATCATTTCCGCGGCCAATGTGCTGCCGTTATCACAGGTTGTGGTAGGGGAAAAAAAGTTGGGAACCAGACATCGTGCTGCTCTGGGATTGAGTGAAAAAAGCGATGCATTGATCGTTGTTGTTTCCGAGGAAACGGGGAAAGCGTCCTTTGCCATGCAGGGGCACTTGTATCCGATTATTTCACCCTCATGA
- a CDS encoding spore germination protein: protein MITKWNEFLSIARDSYDFKHYSLLDEESPFVISYYQTLIKTELLQKNLLRPYQERMEANESITDLRHFSRFIHVEDIIYTDDIQTVVSKMMTGYAAIQPKDNLQIFALINLSNRTEGLRTDNDTENEFSVVGPKVGFVENIDINLHLIRQQISTPKLIIRELTLGTLSHTRIAVVYLSGITNPQHIETVEQRLQTIDFDIIFDSSQLDQIMSDNSNTPFPLFLSTERIDRVIYALTLGQIVIISDASPYVITGPTTIFDFFISPEDYYLPWILSSLFRLIRIFGVLFSILMTPAYTAVLTFHLEMIPQDMLAPIILSRKYVPFPPVLEVLFLELTIEFLREAGARLPTKVGQTLGIVGGIVIGQASVEAALTSNILLIIVALSALASFTTPIYKMSNTIRFLRFPLIILSGIWGGLGIAIGLMFMLTHLLQLKSLGTPYLAPLYPFRRRSFADSFIRSSYSRTARRSAVMRVISQWRYDPDKATQKRDIDE, encoded by the coding sequence ATGATAACGAAATGGAATGAGTTTCTTTCCATCGCACGAGACTCATATGATTTTAAACATTACTCCCTTCTGGACGAGGAAAGTCCTTTTGTCATTTCGTACTATCAAACCTTGATAAAAACAGAGCTGCTGCAAAAAAACCTTTTACGACCCTATCAAGAGCGCATGGAAGCAAATGAATCGATCACGGACCTGCGCCACTTTTCCCGCTTTATCCATGTAGAGGATATTATTTATACAGACGACATACAGACAGTCGTCTCCAAAATGATGACGGGCTATGCTGCCATCCAACCGAAAGACAATCTGCAGATCTTCGCCCTCATCAACCTGTCCAATCGGACTGAAGGACTGCGAACCGACAACGACACGGAAAACGAGTTTAGTGTCGTTGGGCCTAAGGTAGGCTTTGTTGAAAACATCGATATCAACCTGCATCTCATCCGTCAACAAATCAGCACACCCAAATTAATCATTCGAGAGTTAACCTTAGGCACACTCTCTCATACGCGCATCGCCGTTGTCTATTTGTCTGGTATTACGAATCCTCAGCATATTGAAACCGTTGAGCAAAGACTACAGACGATCGACTTCGATATTATTTTTGATTCATCACAGCTCGATCAAATCATGAGTGATAATTCGAATACCCCTTTCCCACTGTTTCTGTCTACAGAAAGGATTGACCGGGTCATTTATGCGTTAACTCTTGGGCAGATCGTGATTATTTCCGATGCATCTCCGTATGTCATTACCGGTCCAACCACGATCTTTGATTTCTTCATTTCTCCCGAGGATTATTATTTACCGTGGATCTTATCGTCCTTGTTTCGGTTGATTCGTATTTTTGGTGTGCTTTTTTCTATCTTGATGACCCCTGCCTATACGGCGGTCCTCACTTTTCATTTGGAAATGATTCCGCAAGACATGCTGGCTCCCATCATTTTATCGAGGAAGTACGTCCCTTTTCCTCCCGTCTTGGAAGTGCTTTTCTTGGAGCTGACGATCGAGTTCTTGCGAGAAGCAGGTGCCCGGCTTCCGACAAAGGTCGGGCAGACTCTTGGAATCGTAGGTGGAATCGTCATTGGTCAAGCATCTGTAGAAGCAGCCTTAACCAGTAATATATTGCTGATCATCGTTGCTTTGTCGGCGCTTGCCTCTTTCACTACCCCCATCTACAAAATGTCAAATACGATCCGTTTCTTGCGCTTTCCGCTCATTATTTTGTCTGGAATATGGGGCGGGCTTGGGATTGCCATCGGTCTCATGTTCATGCTGACTCATCTACTTCAGCTTAAATCGTTAGGAACACCTTACCTTGCCCCGCTTTACCCTTTTCGCAGACGCAGCTTCGCGGACAGCTTCATTCGCTCTTCCTATAGTAGAACGGCCAGAAGGTCTGCTGTTATGCGCGTCATCTCGCAGTGGAGATACGATCCGGACAAGGCCACTCAGAAAAGAGACATTGATGAATAG
- a CDS encoding Ger(x)C family spore germination protein has translation MLLIWIMTGCSSTRIVSEVQLIHSLGLDLEDQEIKGAAITHVYGKEKTQIELLETKSSNLFTILPDFNTITPSQVELGQLRSVIVGRKYAENGVEALVHTLCRDPSIGFRLQLVVAEPEALTILKGIRHTQVPFFISDSVAQNIKTLNLPKTNLHIFLFNLYGEGRDPYLPYFVMHNDRVKLDGLALFRDDKFVHRINSKESFLLKIMVEKAKSGQIPFEVTIKNRKETGMLKNLHSHAAFDVKMTESVPSIRVKLMVNGQISDYSEWLQLSNPQVLRQMEKELSSYLQKEATIFVKHLQKLEVDPVGFGDLVRSRSTSWDYLHFKKIYPQIKIAVTASIKLEQTGE, from the coding sequence GTGTTATTGATATGGATCATGACTGGCTGCTCTTCGACTCGAATCGTCAGCGAAGTACAACTGATTCATTCACTCGGGCTCGATCTCGAAGACCAAGAAATAAAAGGGGCAGCTATCACTCACGTGTACGGAAAGGAAAAGACACAGATAGAGCTGCTGGAAACAAAAAGCTCGAATTTATTTACGATCCTCCCTGACTTTAATACCATCACTCCTTCTCAAGTGGAGCTAGGGCAATTGCGTTCCGTCATTGTTGGGAGAAAATATGCTGAAAACGGAGTGGAAGCGCTGGTACATACACTTTGCCGCGATCCCTCTATTGGTTTTCGCCTTCAACTCGTTGTGGCGGAACCAGAGGCATTGACGATTTTGAAGGGCATCCGTCATACGCAAGTCCCTTTTTTCATCTCTGATAGTGTCGCTCAAAATATCAAAACGCTGAATTTGCCCAAGACCAACCTGCATATTTTCTTGTTCAATTTATACGGCGAGGGCCGTGATCCTTACCTTCCCTATTTCGTGATGCATAATGACAGAGTGAAGCTGGATGGTCTCGCGCTTTTTCGAGATGACAAATTCGTGCATCGCATCAATTCGAAAGAAAGCTTTTTGTTAAAAATCATGGTTGAAAAAGCCAAGAGTGGTCAAATTCCATTTGAAGTGACGATCAAGAATCGAAAAGAAACAGGGATGTTGAAAAATCTGCATTCCCATGCCGCCTTCGATGTCAAGATGACAGAATCCGTTCCCAGCATCAGGGTAAAGCTCATGGTAAATGGGCAAATCAGCGATTATTCGGAGTGGCTTCAATTATCCAATCCACAGGTATTGCGCCAAATGGAAAAAGAACTTTCCTCCTACCTGCAAAAGGAGGCGACGATTTTTGTAAAGCATTTGCAGAAGCTTGAAGTTGATCCGGTTGGATTTGGTGATTTGGTTCGTAGTCGAAGCACGTCATGGGACTACTTGCACTTCAAAAAGATTTACCCACAGATAAAAATCGCCGTGACGGCCTCGATTAAGCTGGAGCAAACGGGTGAGTAA
- a CDS encoding GerAB/ArcD/ProY family transporter → MSTSIRESAMVSPFFVFFLVHANIVGVGILGFQRTIVAHAGYDAWISLLLAGASIHLIIWMLYSMLNAGSQDLYSLHELCFGKWLGKLMSFVVLIYVWMAAFLILRSYVSIVKQFIFPLMHTWSTTLIILLLILYIVAGGFRTVTGVCFLGVVIPAILMLPLFLFPFEYAHPNNLFPMFSHNLTALIASAKDAVINYMGFELVLFYYPFIKRAAHSQKWAHAGVLFSTLLYVAVAIVTFLMFSHGELDKIIWPTLTMLKIVEIPILQRLEFIVISIWLFVILPNICLNLWGVTRGMKQLLGISQIRALLLLLIFLAMGSYLLEGTTPLLMALDFYGKVSILFIYGYIPLLFLLFLLWGKKRGTARYQTPGAETEKAR, encoded by the coding sequence GTGAGTACTTCCATTCGGGAAAGCGCGATGGTTTCACCTTTTTTTGTATTCTTTCTCGTGCACGCCAATATCGTGGGGGTCGGAATACTGGGCTTTCAACGGACAATCGTAGCCCATGCCGGATACGATGCATGGATCTCCCTTCTACTTGCCGGGGCAAGCATCCATCTCATTATTTGGATGCTCTATTCTATGTTGAATGCGGGCAGCCAAGATCTGTACTCCCTTCACGAGCTATGCTTTGGAAAATGGCTAGGCAAGTTGATGAGCTTTGTCGTATTGATCTACGTTTGGATGGCTGCTTTTCTCATCTTGCGTTCTTACGTCAGTATTGTGAAGCAGTTTATTTTCCCTCTCATGCATACGTGGAGTACAACGCTGATAATCTTGCTCCTCATTCTGTACATTGTTGCTGGCGGTTTTCGCACGGTTACGGGCGTCTGTTTTTTAGGTGTGGTGATCCCGGCGATTTTAATGCTTCCTTTATTTCTATTCCCTTTCGAGTACGCTCACCCAAATAACCTGTTCCCGATGTTTTCGCATAACCTCACCGCTTTGATCGCATCTGCCAAAGACGCTGTTATCAATTATATGGGCTTTGAATTAGTGCTCTTCTACTACCCGTTTATCAAGCGAGCAGCTCACTCGCAAAAATGGGCCCATGCTGGCGTCCTTTTCAGCACGCTCCTTTATGTAGCCGTCGCCATCGTAACATTTCTCATGTTTAGCCACGGTGAACTGGATAAGATTATTTGGCCGACCTTGACCATGCTCAAAATCGTCGAAATTCCGATTTTGCAGCGATTGGAGTTCATTGTGATCTCTATATGGCTGTTCGTGATTTTGCCAAACATCTGTCTCAATCTATGGGGGGTTACCCGCGGAATGAAACAACTATTGGGCATCAGTCAAATCCGCGCCCTTTTGCTTCTCCTCATATTTTTGGCAATGGGTTCCTATCTGCTCGAAGGTACGACTCCTTTGCTCATGGCACTCGATTTTTATGGGAAAGTGAGCATCCTTTTCATTTATGGCTATATCCCGCTGCTGTTCTTGCTCTTCCTTCTCTGGGGGAAAAAGCGAGGTACTGCACGATACCAGACTCCCGGTGCAGAAACAGAAAAAGCCCGATAG